Proteins from a single region of Chromobacterium sp. ATCC 53434:
- a CDS encoding GlxA family transcriptional regulator: MNACIDLLYLPDCLGGTLFSAMDVLRAANKLWHLRHPRQKTPLFGWRLLDADGATLPQPPWLPQPDGRDMPAGRSALLVPGLDMHSVPHLKQQLDRHAQAQRLIARRHAAGDLIATNYNGAALLARAGVLDGRNATITWLIAGWFSQNHPKTRLLMDRPVTVDGNVLCSGAPASAAELTLELVRHFAGDELADSCTNGLLYRPARFEQSAQTLELLSTPTRDSAVFKARRWLEGHVTEPYSLEKVAEAAAVSTRTLLRHFREVTEMTPLDYLHQLRIERAKLLLEITTMDLPGIVEQCGYEDAGSFRRLFRRRTGLTPTAYRHAYTLRASRRWWRAEDEIPPGAG, encoded by the coding sequence ATGAACGCCTGCATAGACCTGCTTTACCTGCCCGACTGCCTCGGCGGCACGCTGTTTTCCGCCATGGACGTGCTGCGCGCCGCCAACAAACTGTGGCATCTGCGCCACCCCCGGCAAAAAACGCCGCTGTTCGGCTGGCGCCTGCTCGACGCCGACGGCGCGACGCTGCCGCAGCCCCCCTGGCTGCCGCAGCCCGACGGCCGCGACATGCCGGCCGGCCGCTCGGCGCTGCTGGTGCCCGGCCTGGACATGCACAGCGTGCCCCACCTGAAACAGCAGCTGGACCGGCATGCCCAGGCGCAGCGGTTGATCGCCCGCCGCCATGCCGCCGGCGATCTGATCGCCACCAATTACAACGGCGCCGCGCTCTTGGCGCGCGCCGGCGTGCTGGATGGCCGCAACGCCACCATCACCTGGCTGATCGCCGGCTGGTTCTCGCAGAATCATCCGAAGACGCGGTTGCTGATGGACAGGCCGGTGACGGTGGACGGCAATGTGCTCTGCAGCGGGGCGCCGGCCTCGGCCGCCGAGCTGACGCTGGAACTGGTGCGCCATTTCGCCGGAGACGAACTGGCCGACAGCTGCACCAATGGCCTGCTGTATCGGCCGGCGCGCTTCGAGCAGTCGGCCCAGACGCTGGAATTGCTGAGCACGCCGACCCGCGACAGCGCGGTGTTCAAGGCCCGCCGCTGGCTGGAAGGACATGTGACCGAACCGTACAGCCTGGAAAAGGTGGCCGAGGCCGCGGCCGTCAGCACCCGCACGCTGCTGCGCCATTTCCGCGAGGTGACGGAAATGACGCCGCTGGACTACCTGCATCAGTTGCGCATAGAGCGCGCCAAGCTGCTGCTGGAGATCACCACCATGGACCTGCCCGGCATCGTCGAGCAATGCGGCTACGAGGATGCCGGATCGTTCCGCAGGCTGTTCCGCCGCCGGACCGGCCTGACGCCCACCGCCTACCGGCACGCCTATACGCTGCGCGCGTCCCGGCGCTGGTGGCGGGCCGAGGACGAGATCCCGCCCGGCGCCGGCTGA
- a CDS encoding M20 aminoacylase family protein has protein sequence MAQLPGIIPAIERHEAEFIAIRRAIHSHPELGFEEEATSRLVAESLGGWGYRVATGIGGTGVVGQLRCGNGARRLGIRADMDALPIQEETGLSYASRLPGKMHACGHDGHTAILLAAARHLAETRRFDGTLNLIFQPAEEGQGGAVGMMADGLFERFPCDAVFALHNGPTLPAGSFVVQPGVLAASVDTVSVTLTGKGGHGGMPHTCVDPVVAMASIIMALQTIVSRNLSPDQPAVVTVGAAHAGEVCNVIPDSARLELTVRAYSPAVQRQIEGRLRELVSLQAQSYGVTAEIDWQAVSRVLVNTPEETRIAREVAEAMVGPQGMVSLPAGAMGGDDFSWMLEKVPGCYLVLGNGVGSQGGCMIHNPGYDFNDEILSVGASYWTRLAETYLK, from the coding sequence ATGGCCCAGCTGCCAGGCATCATTCCCGCTATCGAACGGCACGAGGCGGAGTTCATCGCGATCCGCCGCGCCATCCACAGCCACCCCGAGCTCGGTTTCGAGGAAGAGGCCACTAGCCGGCTGGTGGCCGAATCGCTCGGCGGCTGGGGATATCGCGTCGCCACCGGCATCGGCGGCACCGGCGTGGTCGGACAGCTGCGTTGCGGCAACGGCGCGCGCCGCTTGGGCATACGCGCCGACATGGACGCGCTGCCGATCCAGGAGGAGACCGGGCTGTCTTACGCCAGCCGCCTGCCGGGCAAGATGCACGCCTGCGGCCACGACGGCCATACCGCCATCCTGCTGGCGGCGGCGCGCCACCTGGCCGAGACCCGACGGTTCGACGGCACGCTGAACCTGATTTTCCAACCGGCCGAGGAGGGCCAGGGCGGCGCCGTGGGCATGATGGCCGACGGCTTGTTCGAGCGTTTTCCCTGCGACGCGGTGTTCGCGCTGCACAACGGTCCGACGCTGCCGGCGGGCAGCTTCGTCGTGCAGCCCGGCGTGCTGGCGGCCTCGGTAGACACCGTTTCCGTCACGCTGACCGGCAAGGGCGGCCACGGCGGCATGCCGCACACCTGCGTCGACCCGGTGGTGGCGATGGCTTCCATCATCATGGCGCTGCAGACCATCGTTTCGCGCAATCTGTCGCCGGACCAGCCGGCGGTGGTGACGGTGGGGGCGGCGCATGCCGGCGAGGTCTGCAATGTGATCCCGGACAGCGCGCGGCTGGAGTTGACGGTGCGCGCCTACAGTCCGGCGGTGCAGCGGCAGATAGAGGGGCGGCTGCGCGAGCTGGTGAGCCTGCAGGCGCAAAGCTACGGCGTGACGGCCGAGATCGACTGGCAGGCGGTGTCGCGGGTGCTGGTCAACACGCCGGAGGAGACGCGGATCGCGCGCGAGGTGGCCGAGGCCATGGTCGGGCCGCAGGGCATGGTGTCGCTGCCGGCGGGCGCGATGGGCGGCGACGATTTCTCCTGGATGCTGGAGAAGGTGCCGGGCTGCTATCTGGTGCTGGGCAACGGCGTCGGCAGCCAGGGCGGCTGCATGATCCACAACCCCGGCTACGACTTTAACGACGAGATCCTCAGCGTCGGCGCCAGCTACTGGACGCGACTGGCCGAGACCTATCTGAAGTAG
- a CDS encoding sulfotransferase, with amino-acid sequence MSITSDADRPLPVLMIPLRRCGSHALRLRLNFSQQFYSPYPLHIVDFMPLLPLYGDLADDRNYFQLVVDLVGLQAASMVKWPDLAFDPVELFEVLADQPRSPHRVVWEMLLRGAERQGAAVAMDKSLDCVHYAEELLGLLPRMRFLNVVRDPRAQVSSINRAIIHDFDTVLNVRTWLAAYQAADRLLANHPDRVLTIRYEDFLADQQSVLRQICDFFGIDFLPQMLDIRSSPEAAQISQLSALWSSNHFPPIVANADKFKQQLSLREIEIIETACRDYMQRYGYTLLTPAQLPLSDELTALAEKHSERARAQAWDELRQRNYRDHILRRHRADYLAGLRQRLQRDAAPVRAEEPSAALAGERR; translated from the coding sequence ATGAGTATCACATCTGACGCCGACCGGCCGCTGCCGGTGCTGATGATTCCGCTGCGCCGCTGTGGTAGCCACGCGCTGAGGCTGAGGCTGAATTTCAGCCAGCAGTTCTATTCGCCGTATCCGCTGCACATCGTCGATTTCATGCCGCTGTTGCCGCTGTACGGCGATCTGGCCGACGACCGCAATTATTTCCAGCTGGTGGTGGACCTGGTGGGCTTGCAGGCGGCCAGCATGGTGAAGTGGCCGGATCTCGCCTTCGATCCGGTGGAGTTGTTCGAGGTCCTGGCCGATCAGCCGCGCAGCCCGCACCGGGTGGTGTGGGAAATGCTGTTGCGCGGCGCCGAACGGCAGGGCGCCGCGGTGGCGATGGACAAGTCGCTGGATTGCGTCCACTACGCCGAAGAGCTGCTGGGCTTGTTGCCGCGGATGCGCTTTCTCAACGTGGTGCGGGACCCGCGCGCCCAAGTGTCGTCGATCAACCGCGCCATCATCCACGACTTCGACACCGTGCTCAATGTGCGCACCTGGCTGGCGGCCTATCAGGCGGCCGACCGGCTGCTGGCGAATCATCCGGACAGGGTGCTGACGATACGCTACGAGGATTTCCTGGCCGATCAACAGTCCGTGCTGCGACAGATCTGCGATTTCTTCGGCATAGACTTCCTGCCGCAGATGCTGGACATCCGCAGCTCGCCGGAGGCGGCGCAGATTTCGCAGTTGTCGGCGCTGTGGTCGTCCAACCACTTTCCGCCCATCGTCGCCAATGCCGACAAATTCAAGCAGCAGCTGTCGCTGCGCGAGATCGAGATCATAGAAACCGCCTGCCGCGACTATATGCAACGCTATGGCTACACGCTGCTGACGCCGGCCCAGCTGCCGCTGAGCGACGAGTTGACGGCGCTGGCCGAGAAGCACTCGGAACGGGCGCGGGCGCAGGCGTGGGACGAGCTGCGGCAACGCAACTACCGCGATCACATCCTGCGCCGGCATCGAGCCGACTACCTGGCCGGACTGCGGCAACGGCTGCAGCGCGACGCGGCGCCGGTCCGCGCCGAGGAGCCGAGCGCGGCGCTGGCGGGCGAACGGCGCTGA
- a CDS encoding DotI/IcmL family type IV secretion protein: MSLMKLNDHEVDRALRDTMGESGNLRYDSRRKTLIILGLAAACLLEAVALAALARKEAPPPHFFAVTPDGRQYQLISSGTPVMNEQQAGQWLSYALSQILNYNWTELDPHFADAASKYFTEDSWLNFKNELNEAGTFQSVQNNELISNMKLTSSPILVHKGQQAGVDAWEFEAKGTLSYLNRTQRSDNQMKFRVVVGLVQAGGSRDFRILALYMSKDRV, translated from the coding sequence ATGTCACTGATGAAGCTGAACGATCACGAAGTGGACCGCGCGCTGCGCGACACCATGGGTGAGTCGGGCAATTTGCGCTACGACTCGCGCCGCAAGACGCTGATCATTCTTGGTCTGGCGGCGGCCTGCCTGCTGGAAGCGGTGGCATTGGCGGCGCTGGCGCGCAAGGAGGCGCCGCCGCCGCACTTCTTCGCGGTGACGCCGGATGGCCGGCAATACCAGCTGATATCGAGCGGCACGCCGGTGATGAACGAACAGCAGGCCGGGCAGTGGCTCAGCTACGCGCTGTCGCAGATCCTCAATTACAACTGGACCGAGCTCGACCCGCATTTCGCCGATGCCGCCAGCAAGTATTTCACCGAGGACTCCTGGCTCAATTTCAAGAATGAGCTGAACGAGGCCGGAACCTTCCAGTCGGTGCAGAACAATGAGCTGATCAGCAATATGAAGCTGACCAGCTCTCCGATCCTGGTCCACAAAGGCCAGCAGGCCGGCGTCGACGCGTGGGAGTTCGAGGCCAAGGGCACTTTGAGCTATCTGAACCGCACCCAGCGCTCGGACAACCAGATGAAGTTCCGCGTGGTCGTGGGCCTGGTGCAGGCGGGCGGTAGCCGGGATTTCCGCATCTTGGCCCTTTACATGTCGAAGGATAGGGTGTGA
- a CDS encoding DUF1302 domain-containing protein, whose protein sequence is MKRIPSCGPLLLLLLAGQGQASEITVGTLPSGLGEGSQFDLGAVRLDAKGAMAVGGVYRAGNPDPALTSHANQMDTLNDGDLNYRRGALVSEAWQGYLQGDFRYRDAGVFVSAKAWYDYGLIHGAVEHGHSPNGYAPGAPLNDARFTRLDRFSGAVVDDAYLYGRYRLGQSSLLLRLGQQVIPWVTPTTILGGIQQVNAMDFNVLGRAGAIPDMASVPAPAFYARLEATPKLMLDGYYQFQFEPNAYPSCGTFYSGSDYAQPGCDKLTLNGSLLSILARHNIVTGDGQSIANPLDYIQRAPDDKPHGGEFGFSASYLFDDIGQFGFFYSNQASQLSFNQMLRTGPGVLLPAAANLGLAQPTGIAGQFRRSYPDNIHMFGVNFRTRLSNGTGIYSEFSYRPNQPVAWNGADFLYGVLTGIGPLGYLAHTPAGYLARGYDTFHSSQLTLGASRQLGRLLGGDAKLSGEVGAKYLAGLPDPYQMRYGRVGYGPAPSQATPTCSSAGPSCALDGFITPLSWGARAKLETRYAAALQGLDLMPSLAFGYDIKGYSHDGQFMEGRRSLLWRLQGEYRKRYVFELLYLDTRGGAYNTLADRSLAMISAGVKF, encoded by the coding sequence ATGAAGCGGATACCATCATGCGGGCCGCTGCTGCTGCTATTGTTGGCCGGCCAAGGCCAGGCCAGCGAGATCACGGTCGGCACGCTGCCGTCCGGTCTGGGCGAGGGCAGCCAGTTCGATCTGGGCGCGGTGCGGCTGGACGCCAAGGGGGCGATGGCGGTCGGCGGCGTCTACCGGGCCGGCAATCCCGATCCGGCGCTGACCAGCCACGCCAATCAGATGGACACGCTGAACGACGGCGATCTGAACTACCGGCGGGGCGCGTTGGTGTCGGAGGCGTGGCAGGGTTATCTGCAGGGCGATTTCCGCTACCGCGACGCCGGCGTCTTCGTCAGCGCCAAGGCCTGGTACGACTATGGTCTGATCCACGGCGCGGTGGAGCACGGCCATTCCCCGAACGGCTACGCGCCGGGCGCGCCGCTGAACGACGCGCGCTTCACCCGGCTGGACCGCTTCAGCGGCGCGGTGGTGGACGACGCCTATCTGTACGGCCGTTACCGGCTGGGGCAATCGTCGCTGCTGCTGAGGCTGGGGCAGCAGGTGATACCGTGGGTGACGCCGACCACGATTCTCGGCGGCATCCAGCAGGTCAACGCGATGGACTTCAACGTGCTGGGCCGCGCCGGCGCGATACCGGACATGGCCAGCGTGCCGGCGCCGGCCTTCTACGCCAGGCTGGAGGCCACGCCGAAGCTGATGCTGGACGGCTATTACCAATTCCAGTTCGAGCCCAACGCCTATCCGTCCTGCGGCACCTTCTATTCCGGCAGCGACTACGCGCAGCCCGGCTGCGACAAGCTGACGCTGAACGGCAGCCTGCTGAGCATCCTGGCCCGGCACAACATCGTCACCGGCGACGGGCAGTCCATCGCCAACCCGCTCGACTACATCCAGCGCGCGCCGGACGACAAGCCGCACGGCGGCGAATTCGGTTTCAGCGCCAGCTATCTGTTCGACGACATCGGCCAGTTCGGCTTCTTCTATTCCAATCAGGCCAGCCAGCTGAGTTTCAATCAGATGCTGCGCACCGGTCCCGGCGTGCTGCTGCCGGCCGCCGCCAATCTGGGCCTGGCGCAGCCTACCGGCATCGCCGGCCAGTTCCGGCGCAGCTATCCGGACAATATCCACATGTTCGGCGTCAACTTCCGGACCCGGCTGTCGAACGGCACCGGCATCTACAGCGAATTCAGCTACCGGCCCAATCAGCCGGTGGCCTGGAACGGCGCCGATTTTCTGTATGGCGTGCTGACCGGCATCGGGCCGCTGGGTTATCTGGCGCATACGCCGGCCGGTTATTTGGCGCGCGGCTACGACACCTTCCACAGCAGCCAGCTGACGCTGGGGGCTTCCCGGCAGCTGGGCCGGCTGTTAGGCGGCGACGCCAAGCTGTCGGGCGAGGTCGGCGCCAAGTATCTGGCCGGGCTGCCGGACCCATACCAGATGCGCTATGGCCGGGTCGGCTACGGGCCGGCGCCCAGCCAGGCCACGCCTACCTGTAGCAGCGCCGGTCCGAGCTGCGCGCTGGACGGCTTCATCACGCCGCTGTCCTGGGGCGCGCGGGCCAAGCTGGAGACGCGCTACGCGGCGGCGCTGCAGGGGCTGGACCTGATGCCGTCGCTGGCCTTCGGCTACGACATCAAGGGCTATTCCCACGACGGCCAGTTCATGGAGGGCAGGCGCAGCCTGTTGTGGCGGCTGCAGGGCGAGTACCGCAAGCGCTATGTGTTCGAGTTGCTGTATCTGGATACCCGCGGCGGCGCCTACAACACGCTGGCCGACCGCAGCCTGGCGATGATCAGCGCCGGAGTGAAATTCTGA
- a CDS encoding carbon-nitrogen hydrolase family protein, whose protein sequence is MKQKFVAAAVQMVSGCDWESNLARADRLLAEAAERGAQFAALPEYFCLMGRHETDKVALREAFGAGPIQQALSDMARRHGLWLLGGTVPLACGDAEKVLNTSLLYNPQGEVAARYDKIHLFGFTGQGESYCESNTIRPGQAPVKAETPLADIAFGICYDLRFPELFRLLEPFDLLVLPAAFTATTGEAHWETLLRARAIENQCYLIAPAQGGTHENGRRTHGHTMIIDPWGRILAELPEGEGVITAEIDYDLIHSVRDRLPALAHRVIR, encoded by the coding sequence ATGAAGCAAAAGTTCGTCGCCGCAGCGGTGCAGATGGTGTCCGGCTGCGATTGGGAGTCCAACCTGGCCCGTGCCGACCGGCTGCTGGCCGAAGCCGCGGAACGCGGCGCGCAATTCGCCGCGCTGCCGGAGTATTTCTGCCTGATGGGCAGACACGAGACCGACAAGGTGGCGCTGCGGGAGGCCTTCGGCGCCGGCCCCATCCAGCAGGCGCTGTCCGACATGGCGCGCCGCCACGGCCTGTGGCTGCTGGGCGGCACGGTGCCGCTGGCCTGCGGCGACGCCGAGAAGGTGCTGAACACCAGCCTGCTCTACAATCCGCAGGGAGAGGTGGCGGCGCGCTACGACAAGATCCACCTGTTCGGCTTCACCGGCCAGGGCGAGAGCTATTGCGAGTCCAACACCATCCGTCCCGGACAGGCGCCGGTGAAGGCCGAGACGCCGCTGGCCGACATCGCCTTCGGCATCTGCTACGACCTGCGCTTCCCGGAGCTGTTCCGGCTGCTGGAGCCGTTCGACCTGCTGGTGCTGCCGGCGGCGTTCACCGCCACCACCGGCGAGGCGCACTGGGAGACCTTGCTGAGGGCAAGGGCGATAGAGAACCAGTGTTATCTGATCGCGCCGGCCCAGGGCGGCACCCACGAAAATGGCCGCCGCACCCACGGCCACACGATGATCATTGACCCGTGGGGGCGCATCCTCGCCGAGCTGCCGGAAGGCGAGGGCGTGATCACCGCCGAGATCGATTACGACTTGATACACTCGGTGCGCGACCGCCTGCCGGCGCTGGCGCACCGGGTCATACGCTGA
- the cysC gene encoding adenylyl-sulfate kinase, protein MSTEPGQGGLPANIFKTGGRIRLIDRERLFGHGALTVWLTGLSGAGKSTIAYELESRLVGGGFSAVVLDGDNLRHGLNRNLGFSAAERQENIRRVAEVARLMNEAGLIVVCACISPLRGDREMARDIVGERRFAEVYVSTSLAVCEQRDCKGLYAKARAGEINHFTGVSAPYEAPQHPALALDTGALRLDESVDRLFHMVLHCCSPAATAERDDYEYHI, encoded by the coding sequence ATGAGTACCGAGCCAGGCCAGGGGGGGCTTCCCGCCAATATCTTCAAGACCGGCGGCCGGATACGGTTGATAGACCGCGAACGCTTGTTCGGCCACGGCGCGCTGACCGTCTGGCTGACCGGTTTGAGCGGAGCCGGCAAGTCCACCATCGCTTATGAGCTGGAGTCCCGGCTGGTGGGCGGCGGCTTCTCCGCCGTGGTGCTCGATGGCGACAATCTGCGCCACGGCCTGAACCGCAATCTGGGCTTTTCCGCCGCCGAGCGCCAGGAAAACATCCGCCGCGTCGCCGAAGTGGCGCGGCTGATGAACGAAGCCGGCCTGATCGTGGTCTGCGCCTGCATTTCGCCGCTGCGCGGCGATCGCGAGATGGCGCGGGACATCGTCGGCGAACGTCGTTTCGCCGAAGTCTACGTCAGCACTTCGCTGGCGGTGTGCGAACAGCGCGATTGCAAGGGGCTGTACGCCAAGGCCAGGGCCGGCGAGATCAATCATTTCACCGGCGTCTCCGCGCCGTACGAGGCGCCGCAGCATCCGGCGCTGGCGCTGGATACCGGCGCGCTGCGGCTGGACGAATCCGTCGACAGGCTGTTCCACATGGTGTTGCACTGTTGCAGCCCGGCGGCGACAGCGGAAAGGGACGATTATGAGTATCACATCTGA
- the tldD gene encoding metalloprotease TldD — MQDAFTTAQDLLLKPYGLDEAALERTLAHMRSHAVDYADLYFQYTRNEGWHLEEGIVKSGSFSIDQGVGVRAVSGEKTAFAYSDAINQEALTRAAEAVRAIGQTGGDGSVGAVERRKAHSLYPAIDPCHSLEAAAKVALLEKVEKLAKAMDPRVIQVMAGLASEYDVVYVARHDGVRAADVRPLVRMSVMVIAEQNGRREQGSSGGGGRFDLAYFDEAVVERYVREAVKQALVNLEARPAPAGQMTVVLAPGWPGVLLHEAIGHGLEGDFNRKGTSAFSGRVGERVAASGVTVVDDGVMGGRRGALAIDDEGNATQRTVLIEDGILKGYMQDAMNSRLMGVAPTGNGRRESYASIPMPRMTNTYMLAGERDPQEIIASVKDGLYAVNFGGGQVDITSGKFVFSASEAWRIENGKLSYPVKGATLIGSGPEVLNYVSMVGNDLALDQGVGVCGKEGQSVPVGVGQPTLRIDGGLTVGGTGG; from the coding sequence ATGCAAGATGCCTTCACCACCGCGCAGGATTTGTTGCTGAAACCCTACGGACTCGACGAGGCTGCGCTTGAGCGCACGCTGGCGCACATGCGCAGCCACGCCGTCGATTATGCCGACCTCTACTTCCAGTACACCCGCAACGAGGGCTGGCATCTGGAGGAGGGCATAGTCAAGTCCGGCAGCTTCAGCATCGACCAGGGCGTCGGCGTGCGCGCCGTCTCCGGCGAGAAGACCGCCTTCGCCTATTCCGACGCCATCAACCAGGAGGCGCTGACCCGCGCCGCCGAGGCGGTGCGCGCGATAGGCCAGACGGGCGGAGACGGCTCCGTCGGCGCGGTAGAGCGGCGCAAGGCGCATTCGCTGTATCCGGCGATAGACCCTTGCCACAGCCTGGAGGCGGCCGCCAAGGTGGCGCTGCTGGAAAAGGTGGAAAAGCTGGCCAAGGCGATGGATCCGCGCGTGATCCAGGTGATGGCCGGCCTCGCCTCCGAATACGACGTGGTCTACGTGGCGCGCCATGACGGCGTGCGCGCCGCCGACGTGCGGCCGCTGGTGCGGATGTCGGTGATGGTGATCGCCGAACAGAACGGCCGGCGCGAGCAGGGATCGTCCGGCGGCGGCGGCCGCTTCGACCTCGCCTATTTCGACGAGGCGGTGGTGGAGCGCTATGTGCGCGAGGCGGTGAAGCAGGCGCTGGTGAATCTGGAAGCGCGCCCGGCGCCGGCCGGTCAGATGACGGTGGTGCTGGCGCCGGGCTGGCCCGGCGTGTTGCTGCACGAGGCGATAGGCCACGGTCTCGAGGGCGATTTCAACCGCAAGGGCACCTCGGCCTTCTCCGGCCGCGTCGGCGAGCGGGTGGCGGCCAGCGGCGTCACCGTCGTCGACGACGGCGTGATGGGCGGCCGTCGCGGCGCGCTGGCGATAGACGACGAGGGCAATGCGACGCAGCGCACGGTGCTGATCGAGGACGGCATTCTCAAGGGCTATATGCAGGACGCGATGAATTCGCGGCTGATGGGTGTCGCGCCGACCGGCAACGGCCGGCGCGAGTCGTACGCCAGCATTCCGATGCCGCGGATGACCAACACCTATATGCTGGCCGGCGAGCGCGATCCGCAGGAAATCATCGCCTCGGTCAAGGACGGCCTGTACGCGGTCAATTTCGGCGGCGGCCAGGTCGACATCACCAGCGGCAAGTTCGTGTTCTCGGCCTCCGAGGCGTGGCGCATCGAGAACGGCAAGCTCAGCTATCCGGTCAAGGGCGCCACGCTGATAGGCAGCGGCCCGGAAGTGCTGAACTATGTGTCCATGGTCGGTAACGACCTGGCGCTGGATCAGGGCGTTGGCGTCTGTGGCAAGGAAGGGCAGAGCGTGCCGGTCGGCGTCGGCCAGCCCACGCTGCGGATAGACGGCGGCCTGACCGTCGGCGGCACCGGCGGCTGA